In the genome of Stomoxys calcitrans chromosome 4, idStoCalc2.1, whole genome shotgun sequence, the window aataaaattttccagaggaaaagttttccataggaaactcagactggctgaataaggttttctatgggaataATGAAATTCAACCTAGGTAAATAAGATTTTTTATGAAGCATTTGaaattcagcttggctgaataaggttttctctGTAGAAAttctgaaattcagcctggctgaataaggttttctttagaaaatctgaaattcagcctggctgaataaggttttctttgtaaaaactgaaattcagcctggctgaataaggttttctttagaaaatctgaaattcagcctggctgaataaggttttctatagaaaatctgaaattcagcctggctgaataaggttttctatagaaaatctgaaattcagcctggctgaataaggttttctatagaaaatctgaaattcagcctggctgaataaggttttctatagaaaatctgaaattcagcctggctgaataaggttttctatagaaaatctgaaattcagcctggctgaataaggttttctatagaaaatctgaaattcagcctggctgaataaggttttctatagaaaatctgaaattcagcctggctgaataaggttttctatagaaaatctgaaattcagcctggttgAATacggttttctatagaaaatctgaaattcagcctggctgaataaggttttctatagaaaatctgaaattcagcctggctgaataaggttttctatagaaaatctgaaattcagcctggctgaataaggttttctatagaaaatctgaaattcagcctggctgaataaggttttctatagaaaatctgaaattcagcctggcagaataaggttttctatagaaaatctgaaattcagcctggctgaataaggttttctatagaaaatctgaaattcagcctggctgaataaggttttctatagaaaatctgaaattcagcctggctgaataaggttttctatagaaaatctgaaattcagcctggctgaataatgAAATGAGGTTTCAACATTATTTCGCTTTATTTTTTGATTACTAAGAGAGACAAATAGTGAAAATAAATTAACCTGATAAAACCCCTGCTCCAAAAATGGTGTATTTGCTCTGCTTTACAAACGTGTAGCCTTTTCCGTTTCCGTTTGCAATTTGAATTGTATGAGTATAAAAACATAAGTCATTATGGCCAATACCATCTGAAAGACAATGCTTGGTTATTCTTGCAGAAActgatttacaaaaaaattagtcACAGAGTTGTAGTTACCAAACCGAAATATTTTAGATTTAAATCGAAGAAACCCCAACAGGTGAATAATAGCTTTTGATGCTTGAACTCCAAGGTATATTCCCGGTGGCGATTTTTCAAAGCTTTGTCATTGATATTGAGTTTCAATCCGGACAATACTGCATCAATTCGATTATACTGGAATTGTTAAATACAAGATCCGAATCAATATTAACTTCTCTTTTAAACACACGAATATCCACCTTATCTATGCACATTTGACTTAGCCAGCAAGTCCACAAGATATTGACAAATAGCAGTATCAGGTAGCAAAAACGATCTGAAAGATATTAGGAGTAATAGTAAACATTATTAAGCTAATGCTACCTTAGAATCTCTTGAAAAATCATTCAAACTTGCAGGGTGTATTGATGTCCTTCCCATAACGCACAAATGATTTGATGTACATCCAATTGATGACATGTGTTATATTTGCTCCATAATATAAGAATAACACCAACATTGGCAAGGAAAAGTAATTCTCAATTTCATGAGCCAAGCTCCAGACACGACACAAAAGGATTTGATGTTGTAACAGctttttgtaacaactcgatTTTCCTTCCCCAGTTGCCAGGAAGTTTCTTCGCAGTATATTTTCATTCTTTATATCCCCTAGCGATTGTTCCATAACATTAATGAACTCATACATAACATACATCATTACACGAAAGGCGGCGAATTTCACAAGCATTAAATGAAAGCTAATCAATGTCAAATACTGATCCCTGTAGGGCAGGACTTTCCAAATTACAGGATatttggtataaaaaagtgCAAAGAAATACACCATATCGCACAGGGCACAACGATAAAATATATGACGACCAAAGCCAGAACATCGCTGGGAGAACTGCATCCAAGTTGTAACGTATTCGTTATTCTTCAGAAACAACAAAATATCCTGTTCCAGTTGGTTAATAGTGCTGTAAATATTTATCAAACGCTGACGCTGTGCTAAGGTTGATAGAACAATTGCCAGCTGTACAAGAGGCACTCCCGAATTTTGTATTATAGCCAAGGTACGGGTAACGCAATCCAAACCATAAAGATTTACCATAATATCCGTAGATACATTGTTGTAGTGTACCATATAACAGATGATGGTAAATACCATTACAGAGTACAATATGAAGAAAATCCATAGGATTACCAAAGCAAATTTATTTGATTTGTCTTTGTAGGTAGCTTGCATTAAAGTGGGTGGTAATGCTAGGCCACAGCAGGCATAAACCCATTGAAAAGGTAAAATGGCCTTTAATAAGTGCGACGCTACTACTTCTTTGGAATTGAAGTTGTTCTTCATGGTGAAGTTGACTTAATACTAAAATGTGTATTGAATGTCCATTGGTTAAAGCTAAATGATGTAAATCAAGATAAGTTGGCTCAGACAAgtaatttattttaaaggaaaaaaaattgaaaaaaggaaaacaaatcaATAACagactgaattgaagtttttctataggaaaccttattcagccaggctgaattgaagttttcctataggaaaccttatttagccaggctgaattgaagttttcctttaggaaaccttattcagccaggctgaattgaagttttcctataggaaaccttattcagccaggctgaattgaagttttcctataggaaaccttattcagccaggctgaattgaagttttcctataggaaaccttattcagccaggctgaattgaagttttcctataggaaaccttat includes:
- the LOC106084276 gene encoding putative gustatory receptor 98b → MKNNFNSKEVVASHLLKAILPFQWVYACCGLALPPTLMQATYKDKSNKFALVILWIFFILYSVMVFTIICYMVHYNNVSTDIMVNLYGLDCVTRTLAIIQNSGVPLVQLAIVLSTLAQRQRLINIYSTINQLEQDILLFLKNNEYVTTWMQFSQRCSGFGRHIFYRCALCDMVYFFALFYTKYPVIWKVLPYRDQYLTLISFHLMLVKFAAFRVMMYVMYEFINVMEQSLGDIKNENILRRNFLATGEGKSSCYKKLLQHQILLCRVWSLAHEIENYFSLPMLVLFLYYGANITHVINWMYIKSFVHRFCYLILLFVNILWTCWLSQMCIDKYNRIDAVLSGLKLNINDKALKNRHREYTLEFKHQKLLFTCWGFFDLNLKYFGLMVLAIMTYVFILIQFKLQTETEKATRL